AATTGGCTTCCTGCTCTGCTGTCAGCTTACTATCAGCCTTCTTGTCTTTCTTGTCGTCTTCGTCATCCTGCTGTTCTTTGTGTTCTCTAACAAATGATTTGAATACTTTACCGGTTCCTTTATCCAAATCGACATCTACAAAATGCACATAGTAGACCTTTCCGGATCGCCCATCAGTACCTTCGGGTAAAAAGGACACTTCAACCGAGCGAAGTAAATCATCAGTAGTGACTTTGACACCTTTAGCTTCATACCCAGTTTCAGGAAGGTCGATATTCTTTTCTTGTAAAGCTTCTTTTGCTTTTTCGATAAAAGGAGCGGCCAGTTCTTGGTCAAGTTTACTGAATACGGTGCCGAATTGATTGATGACCTTTACACTCACCGTGCCTGTTCCCTTATCCAGATCGGCATTTTCAAACTTGGCTCGATACACTTTCATCGGTTTCTTTGCTTCATCTTCATCTTCATCTTCAGGAAACCAACTCACATATACGGTCTCTGTCTCTTTCATGAAATGGTATGCTTCAATCTTGTATCCACTTGCAGGAAGTTCAATATTTTTTTCCTGGAAGGCATCTTTTGCTTTTTGAATATAAATGGCTTCCTGCTCTGGAGTCAGCTTAATATCTTCCTTCTTGCCCTTCTTGCCCTTCTTGTCCTCTTCGTCATTCTGCTGTTTTTTGCTATCCGCTTTTTCCACTTTTTTTACCTGCGCGACAATACCATCTTTGTTCCCGTTCATGGCCGCCTGTGCAGGAATTACAGGGAATACGGCAGTTACCGCCAACGCAGACAGAGCGGAAACGCTCAGAAATGATCCCAGCTTCGATTTTGTTTTTTTCATAGAAAATCCTCCATTGGTTCGGTGCTTATCGAGCCAAAGTACTCGATAGCATTGATAGAGTATCAATCCAATGTCATGGCTTCGTCATTACGATGTCATGGATTTGTAAATTCCATCCATTTATCCACTAATTGATCAATTTCCAAAAAAACGAAAGGACGGCTTCTTCGCCGTCCTCCCACTCGTTTATTTCACCGATTCTGCTATTTTCACATATTCTTCGATCGGCTTGGTTCCGAACGTTTTGTAAATGACACCTTTGCTCGGCTCCCAGAACAGCACCTGCAAGGCTGTCAGGTTCGGATCTTGAGCGCTCCACGCCTTATACTGGCAAGCATACGCAGTCGTTCCGTTTGCCAGCTTGATTTCCTTCACGGTGCTTTTGCCTTCGATGTACGGGACCTTCCCTACCTCTTTTTGGATGTCGCCTTTCATGATGTCGATGAAAAAGCGTTCATCCGGATTGGTCGGGTTCTGGAAATTGACAGTTACAGACTCCTCATCCTCTGATTTCGTCAAGCTGTACGTGATGACGGCTCCCACAGGCAGCTTCGTCGGCATTGGGATCTTCGAGCCAAGCCATTTCTCGGCTTCTTCTGCGGTAATTGTTTTTGTATCGGATTCGATTTCGTATTGATCCGGTGGCGTGGGAGGTGTACCCACTCCGACAGACTCTGCCATCTTTTTCAGTTCATCCACAGCGAGGCCGCTTGCCAATTGGTACACAATTCCCTTCTCTTCTTCCCACAGCAGACTGGATTCGGAAAGTAACGCTTGCAGCTTATTCTTTGATCAAGCAACAACCGAGAAAATGAGTTAACAGAACAAACAACTCATACTTTTCAACCCTTAGGGAAACCTAAGGGTTTTTTACGGTATTAACTCTTTTTTTAATCACAAGTTTCGCATATACGTAAGCGTCACATAGACTTAGGCCTCATCAAGAATTTTGATGTAATACGACACCTATCCCATCACGCGACAAGTGCTCGGAAGCGAAGATGACCATGGCAAATAAGGCTCGATCGCTTCTGGATTTTGTGGATTCGAAAGCTGCGGAAGCTGCTCGAACAGATACTTTAAATATTGAAACGGAAGAAGTCCGTTTTCCTTCGCCGTCTCGATCACGCTGTAGATCGCCGCACTTGTCTTCGCGCCGCGAGGCTTATTCGCAAATAAACAGTTCTTTCTTCCGATCACGAACGGCTTGATCGAGCGTTCACTTCGGTTGTTATCGATTTCGAGTCGGCCATCCTTCAGGAATTCGGTCAATTTCTCCCACTGATTCAGGCTATAAGCAATCGCTTGTCCGACCAGACTCTTCGGTAGGGTTTGAGAGCGATGTTGCTTGAGCCACACCAAATAAGTCTCCAGGATTGGAAGGCTTTGCTTCTTCCGCTCGGCATATCGTTCTTCTGGCGAAGCATCCTTCAGTTCGCGCTCAATGGTGAAGAGAGCATTGCAGTAAGCCAGTCCTTGACTGGCTACCGAATCCTTGTTATCTCTCGTCGCCGGCGGAGCTGCTTTCAGCGCTTCGTCATATTTACGCCGCGCATGTGCCCAGCATCCCACAAGAGTCACACCAGCAACCTTATGATAGCCCGCGTAACCATCGACATGCAGGTAACCATTGAACCCGGATAAGAAGCTTTGAGGATGCTCGCCGCCACGTGTCTTCTGGTAATCATAGATGACCGCCGGCGTTACGCCGCGTCCGGTGCGATACAGCCACAAATACGAGGACGATTGGGCAGACTTCCCGGGCTCACGCAGCACTTGCAGCGTCGTCTCATCTGCATGAAGCACATCCTGCCTTAGCAGATAAGCTTTCATCACGGAGACCAATGGCATGAGCCATTTCTCGGCTCCGTAGATCATCCAATTCGCCATCGTCTGACGAGATAACGTGTATCCAAGACGACGGTGAAGCCAAACTTCCCGGATAAACAGGTCTTGGCATCGCAGTTGTGACGATCGGGGTTTGAATATCTTCACGTTCACAATAACGGCAAGCATACACATTCCGCACGTGACGGATGACCTTCACTTGTGGTGGTACAACGGCAATTTCACTGCGTGTCTCGGTACTCATCTCGTGAAGAAACCCACCGCAGCACGCACATATTTGCTCGCCTTCAGAAAGTGTATAGGTAATGGTCTCTACAGGTAGCTTGGAAAGATCCTCTGTTCGCTTGCCGGATAACTTGCGCCGCTCGTAGGTGATTTGTTCAGACAGCGGCTCTTCATCGGCAGGCGATGCAAGCATTTCGGCTTCGTTGAACAACGGGATTTCTAATTGATCCGGATGCGTCTGCTCGCTGGAAGCACCGAAACGCTTCTGCTGCGCTAAGCGGAACTGCTCTTCGTACCATTTGAGCTTGGCCGATAGTTCGATGATTTGTTGTTGTAGAGATTCAATGGTTGGCATATCTGCATGTTTTTCCATACTTTACACATTAGATAATAAAAACCCAATTACTGTAAGTGCCTCTGACAAAGTGATTACAAAGATGTGACTAAATGACGGAAACGGCATTAACCTTGGGATGCGCTTGCCGCTGGCTGAGTGAAAGACCATCCAGCAGCCAGCGAAGCTCCCTGCTCGAAATGGCTACTACTTCTTCTTTACCTGTCGGCCATTGAAATCTGCCACGTTCCAGACGGCGATAATAAAGCCAGAACCCATTATGATCCCAGTAGAGAATCTTGAGCTTGTTACATGCCCGGTTACAGAATACGAACAAGCCGGAGGAGAACGGATTCAGACCAAAGCTTTCCTGAACGATGGCGGCAAGTCCGTCGATCGACTTGCGCAGATCGGTAGAACCACAGGCGAGAAACACACGCTGATTGCTTGGAAAGGTTAGCATGATGAAGTAAGCGCGTGAATTACTTCGCGCAGAAGCTTCGGGTCAAAACCGGAATGAGAGAAGGAACAGGAAAGGTGCTACCAGGCAGATCTACGGCGGCAAGCGGTACAAACTGAACGGGAGAAGTCTTTGGATCTGGAGTAGCCCTGGATGAAACACGATTTATTTTGTAGAGCCAATATTTCAATTGTTCGACAGAGCATTGATTTGCGGTGCACCAAGCTTTCATCGTGAGGCCACTTGCCCGATAGGCTTCGATGCGTACATACCAATCTTGTCTGCGTTGTTCTTTGGCATTCATGAGATACCCTCCGTATTCAGGTTAATCTCATGATCTCTTAGCTAGCATAGTGGTTGAAGGTGGGAAGAGTTTGGCGCTTACGTTTAATCGGTAGGTTGTCATGGTTTTGTCAAAGATCGTCTCGAGCATTGGGGCAAGCTGGAATCCGGGTATGAAAAAAGAGCCGCCATACGCGACTCTCCATCTTCTTCGTCCACCCTGCTATGTGAAACTTGTTACTAAGGAACGGTTCTTCTTACCCAGATATCCCATAATTCACCAGTTCCTTTCTCTAAATCAACTTCATCAAAATAAGCAAGATAAACTCTTTCCTTTATAGAAGCGATATCAGTCCCTTCAGCAACGCCGTCGGGATACCAGTAAATTCTCACCTCTGGTAGTCGTTTCGGTTGATCATCGTGGTACCTAATCTTGCTACTAATCCAATAGCCACTTTCAGGAAGTTTTACCTGCTTCTCTTGAAAAGCGTCTTTTGCCATCTGGATAAACGGGGCTGCCTGTGCTGGTGCCAGTTTCACACTCCTGATAATCGGCTCTGGTGGTATTTCGTCCACGATTCTCGTTTCTTCTTCGTTCGTTTCTACGTTCTCAACTGTACCTGTTCCTTTTTTTAAATCAACATCTGAAAATTGCACGTAATAAAGCTTGTCATGAACAGCTTGATAAACGTTATTGCTTTTCGTATATCTTGGGTACCAGTAAAGATCGACAAGCGCTATTGTCTCTTTTTCCGTGATGGGTTTTACGACCAAGCATCCCGCCAGATCGTAGCCGATTTGCGGAATTTTGATGTTTTTGTCTTTCCAAACTTTTGTTGCCTTGTCTATATACGGGGCGAACATCGTGTTTGGTTTGAACGATACGATGTCCCTGCGTATACAAATCTTGATCTCTTTAATTGTGCCCGTTCCTTTCTCCAAGTCCACATCGGTCAAATTGACAAAATAGCTTTCGTGAAAGCCTATCAAAGGTGGTTCGGCTCCTTCCTCTCTTTTTGGATGCCACCATATCTCAGCGGTCGTTGTATCCTCGCTCGTTTCACTGGAAAATGAAAGCCTGTAATTATTATCAGGCAGGTCGATATGATTGGCGATAAACGCATCTGTTGCCAACTTGACGAAGGGCTCTCGCTCTTCTTTACTAAAGTCAGTGCGGATTAACTTCACTGAACTTTCTTTGGTGGGTGTCGGATTATCGGTTTTCTTCTTGTCCTGATGCTCTTCACCTTCATTCGGTTCAAGCGTGTTTGACGCCGTTGTTTCCGTCTTAATGACATCTTTGTTTTTATTGATTTCAGCCAAGCCAAACGTTGTCGGGGAGAAGCTCAAAGCAAGGGCTAACACGCCCATCACTCCAATACTTAACCATAACCCCAGCTTCATTTTTGTATCGGTCAATTTTTTCACAATTCTATCTCCTTACAGTCCTGCTTCTTATTCTGCGTTTTCGCCATACCAATGGGATTCACCGTAATTCCAAATAACCTCAAGTTCAACCATTTTCCCTACGCCTTTATCCACATCGGCGTTGTAAAATAGTGCGTAGTAAACCTTTTCCTTGATCTTGCTCTCTTGGCCAAAAACAACACCATTGGGATACCAGATGATATCCACATGATTTTTGCCTTCCGTCACGGTACTGCTGATCCAATAACCGGTTTCAGGTGTTGGCATGCCTTGCGCATCGAACGCTTCTCTTGCCATCCGAATATAGGGGGCCGCCTGATCCTTGGTCAACGGATCAAAGGATTTTTTACTCTGCTCGTGGCTTTGCTTCCAAGCGATTTCTTTGGTTTCAAGGTTTGCTGGTGGAGAGGTTTCCGTCATGATGGCATCCTTTTTACTGTCCAGAACAGCAGGGCCGAAAGCAGCCGGAGAAAAGAAGGAGGCCAGACCTAGTATGCCGATAACAGCAAGGCTAAGCCTGAAGCCGTGGGACTTTATCTTTATTTTTTGGATAGTTCGCAATACATGCCTCCATAATTACCTCGAAGTTTGATCTGGAACCAGGGTGTAAACCGATGTTCCGCCGTTCAATCTGCTTTTCATATAAATACTGCCTTGGTGTGCCGTAGCAATCGCTTTGCTTAGAGACAACCCTAAACCGTGACCGTTCTTTTTCCGATCCCTCGCGCTATCCAGCATAAAAAATGGTTGAAAAACATTTGTCAGATGCTCTTCCGGCACCCCACAGCCATGATCTTCCACACAAAAAACAACAAATGAGTCCTCTGTGTAAACAGTAAATCGAATCACTGCATCGTTTTCAGACGCTTTGGAGGCATTCTCCACGAGATTGTTTAATAGCACCAAAAAAAGCTCCGGATCGACGGTAACCGTAGAGACTGAATATATGATTTCCAGCGTTTGGCCCTTTCTGTCTAACGAAAACTGGGAGATGATTTTCAACTGCTGCATAAGGGAAGAAACATCAACTTGCTGCTTGTTCAGTGCCTCCCCATTTCCAAGTCGGAAAAGCTCCAACAGCTTTTTTGACATCCCGTCAAGCCGTTTGCTTTCCGAATGAATGAAGCTCAGGGCCTGCTCGACGTCTTTTTCTTCCAGGTCATAATGCTGAAGCAAACTGGCATAGCCCATGATGGATGTAAGCGGCGTTTTGAATTCGTGGGCCAGACTTGCGATAAACGCCTCTCTTTCCGTTACGCCCCTCTGCAGAAGCTCCATGTTGGCTTGAATCGCTTCTGCCATATGATTGAAGTCAACCGCAAGCTGGCCAATCTCATCGCCGCGCTGAACCGTTATGCGATGCTGATAGCTTCCTTTTGCAATCGCTTGAGCCTGTGTGCTTAACAGACCGAGTGGACGCAAGGCTTGTCTGATTAGGACATATAAACCTGCCGCAGAAACGGTCAAGCCAACCAATACCCAAAATGAAATCTGTAAGGATAGTGACTTTTGGTCAGCGATCAGGTTCGTTATGTCATGAGCGTAATCCAATCGAAGCAGCTGGTCATCGATCTTCATCCAACTCGAGACAAACAGTACGGTGCGCACGTCTATGTTTCGAATGACATAGCTTCGTCTCCCGTCTTTGGGTGGCGCAAGAGCCATTGCCTTTTCTTCTTCATCCGGTATACTGCTATACAGCTTCTCCCCGGATTCGCCTGTTATGGCCACATGGCTTTTCTGATCAGTAAAATACCGCCCATAATTTTGAAAAGCTTTGGTAAGGATGTCTTTCTTCAGTGTTGGATAGTAATCATCAATCGTACTTTCATACATTTTCAACGCGTTCCCGATCATGCTATGGTTCTCACGGGAGCTGATGATTTCCCGTTGAAGATTGTACTCAATGGAAACCTGTATGATCCTGTACGAAAAAAAGACGATGACCACCGTCACCAATCCGAACACCATGAGATAGATTCGCATCCACAGAGGAGTCTTCTTAACCCTCTCACGCATCTTAAAACTCCATTCGATAGCCAATTTTGTGCACCGTATGAATATGATCGGACAAACCTAGCTTTGTGCGCAGATTCAAGATATGTGTATCAATTGTCCGGGTGCTGCCATAAAAGTCATAACCCCAGACCTGATTCAGCAAACTTTCACGAGAAAAAGCAATATTCGGATTATGCAACAAAAATTCAAGCAACTCATATTCCTTCGGGGTTAACGTGACGAGCTGATTACTTTTGTACACTTTTCGGCTATGATAATCCACTGTCACATCACCTACGGTCAATGTTTCCAATACAACCTGATGACTTCTTCTCAGAGCGACTTCCACTCGTGCCAACAACTCCAACAAATCAAAAGGTTTTGTAATATAATCCTCAGCACCAAGACGCAAACCTTGTACTTTGTCCATTACACTCGTCTTGGCTGTAACAAAAATGACCGGGATATTCTTTTTCTTAAAGGATTCCAGCAGTGTGAACCCATCAACTCCAGGCAGCATGATGTCAAGGAGCGCCAAGTGATACTCCTTTTCTTCGAGATCGTTCAACGCCGTGTTACCGTCGGATGAAACTTTACAGACATAGCCTGAGGCGCCTAATGTCATTTTGATTAGTTCGGATATGGATGGATCATCTTCAGCGATTAATATTGAATATGCCATGCTGTATAACACCCCCACCATCATTACACATTTTTAGGATTTTATTGTCAACGAAATGTAAAAAGTATACAAAAACAAAAAACCCTCAATAAAATCACTTTAACTTGATCTTATTGAGGGTCACATTCATTATCATTTAGATTTTTTACTTACCGATACGAAACATTATTCAACTGCATCCACATCCATTTACTGTCAATTAGCATCGCAAGCGTCATCTCATCCATTCCGTGCAGTTGACGGTACAAACGCTGCGTTTCGACCAAGTCATTGTAGGTCAAGAACGGATAGTCCGGTCTGCCGAATGTTCCATCGGGAAAATAAGCGTAATGCAAATCGCCATTTCCGAGAATCCACTGCGATCCGAGGTTTACGACACCATAAAGCATCATATCCGCTAAATCTTTGTCAGTCCGGTCGCCGAATTGCAGGTAGCTTTTGTAGAGAAAATTGATTTCCGCCAACTGATGGTTCAAAGAAACATGTGTCTGAATCATCGGATTCGTTGCTGTCGCGTAGTCAGAAACCAGCCAGCCTTGCTGTACACCAGCGATGACAAAACGGTTCATGGCTGCATGATTGTGAAAGTAAGAAGCATATTTTTTCGCTGATTGGCAAAAGTCCTTTTCTTGATACTGATCACAGCCCCGCAGCATCAGATCAGCCGCTCCTGTGTTGAATCTCGTATCGTAAAAGCCCTCTGGTATCCCGTAATCGCCACTTAGCCACAAGGAGCGCGGCTGCGTCTTCCAGTACCCCTCAGGCTCCTGCTGTTTCAAGCTCGCCCTCAGCATCACATAGCCCATATCTCGGGCAGCCTTGCTTCCACCTGTATATAAAAAGGAGCGAAGGACATAGTTTTCAGGAATCCGCCAAAAGGAGGACTCCGAAGTCGGCTCATACGTGGAAGGGCTTTGATAGTAATACCCATCGTACAGCCATTTTGCCTTTTCCGTCACGTCCAAGTTAATCCAGACGCTGTCAATCGATTGTTCTCCCCAAGGAACGAGCGGATCTCTCGAATCGAGCGCCCACATTTCGCTGATAAGCCCTGCTTTCATCGGCAGCTTGATCACGAGCTCGACACCATAAGCCGTCTGTTTGACTTCGACTGGCAACGCCAATGCCGGCTTTTCTTCAATCGTGGCTCTGCCTTTATCCACGTAGGTAATGGGCTTACCTAACCAAATATACCTGCCCTCCGTCTCTACAAAACCTGAGGAGAGCGGAAGGGTCTGGACTTGATCAAGCGTGACAACCTTCCAATACGGTTTCTTCGATTCATCATAGGCACGATAGCGGAACATCATGTTCTGACTGTTGCCCTGAATCGGAATGGTGAAAACGTGGGGCATCATATTGCGCTGACCTGTCATTTTATGGGCCCAATACGTGACACCATCGGAGAATCGAAATTCTTGTTTTTGGTGAATCGCGCCATTCAGGTGGTCAACAGTCTCTGTTTCTGTTGGTTTTTTCCATTCGTTTGCAGAAATATCGCTCGGAAAGAAACTACTTACGGCGATGGCCGTCATCAAAAGGAGCATTCTGCTGATTTTTCTGACCATGTCATCCCCCTATTCTATTAAAGGAGAACCGAAAGTCCTACTTTAAAATGAATATTTCGTAGTGATTATTATTTTTATAATAATCTGATAAATTAACCATAGGTGTCTACTTCTATTTCTCAGGAGGGAATTTATGGACAAGAAAGTACGCTACGTTGTTTCTACAGCACTCGTAATATCTCTGTTCACCAGCCCCTCAATCATCCATGCCAACCAAGCTGAACCACAAACCCACATTCCTTATTACGGAATAGGGCCAACCTATGTACAGCCTGCACAGATTGAGAGCTTGTTTCCCAAGCCAACTATCCAGTTTGGGACACCCGGCTTCCAAGAAGGAAAAGAAGCTTTTACGTCCCAGGAAGAAATGATGGCTTACATAAGCAAATTGGCTGCAGGCAACAAGGAAA
This genomic stretch from Brevibacillus brevis harbors:
- the tnpB gene encoding IS66 family insertion sequence element accessory protein TnpB (TnpB, as the term is used for proteins encoded by IS66 family insertion elements, is considered an accessory protein, since TnpC, encoded by a neighboring gene, is a DDE family transposase.); amino-acid sequence: MLTFPSNQRVFLACGSTDLRKSIDGLAAIVQESFGLNPFSSGLFVFCNRACNKLKILYWDHNGFWLYYRRLERGRFQWPTGKEEVVAISSRELRWLLDGLSLSQRQAHPKVNAVSVI
- the tnpA gene encoding IS66 family insertion sequence element accessory protein TnpA, with the translated sequence MNAKEQRRQDWYVRIEAYRASGLTMKAWCTANQCSVEQLKYWLYKINRVSSRATPDPKTSPVQFVPLAAVDLPGSTFPVPSLIPVLTRSFCAK
- a CDS encoding DUF4367 domain-containing protein → MYQLASGLAVDELKKMAESVGVGTPPTPPDQYEIESDTKTITAEEAEKWLGSKIPMPTKLPVGAVITYSLTKSEDEESVTVNFQNPTNPDERFFIDIMKGDIQKEVGKVPYIEGKSTVKEIKLANGTTAYACQYKAWSAQDPNLTALQVLFWEPSKGVIYKTFGTKPIEEYVKIAESVK
- a CDS encoding sensor histidine kinase, whose product is MRERVKKTPLWMRIYLMVFGLVTVVIVFFSYRIIQVSIEYNLQREIISSRENHSMIGNALKMYESTIDDYYPTLKKDILTKAFQNYGRYFTDQKSHVAITGESGEKLYSSIPDEEEKAMALAPPKDGRRSYVIRNIDVRTVLFVSSWMKIDDQLLRLDYAHDITNLIADQKSLSLQISFWVLVGLTVSAAGLYVLIRQALRPLGLLSTQAQAIAKGSYQHRITVQRGDEIGQLAVDFNHMAEAIQANMELLQRGVTEREAFIASLAHEFKTPLTSIMGYASLLQHYDLEEKDVEQALSFIHSESKRLDGMSKKLLELFRLGNGEALNKQQVDVSSLMQQLKIISQFSLDRKGQTLEIIYSVSTVTVDPELFLVLLNNLVENASKASENDAVIRFTVYTEDSFVVFCVEDHGCGVPEEHLTNVFQPFFMLDSARDRKKNGHGLGLSLSKAIATAHQGSIYMKSRLNGGTSVYTLVPDQTSR
- a CDS encoding response regulator transcription factor, with translation MAYSILIAEDDPSISELIKMTLGASGYVCKVSSDGNTALNDLEEKEYHLALLDIMLPGVDGFTLLESFKKKNIPVIFVTAKTSVMDKVQGLRLGAEDYITKPFDLLELLARVEVALRRSHQVVLETLTVGDVTVDYHSRKVYKSNQLVTLTPKEYELLEFLLHNPNIAFSRESLLNQVWGYDFYGSTRTIDTHILNLRTKLGLSDHIHTVHKIGYRMEF